One window from the genome of Mucilaginibacter ginsenosidivorans encodes:
- a CDS encoding sensor histidine kinase, translating to MKLGTKLTLFNTISKLVIVVLFVLLLPALIHNINRNYTDNWLRRQQDKVLKQVKLSGIGTYIKDGEGYGSYNALLKEEYVSMDVDSADEDIDTIVNERRLVEGDTIQYRILSHNFKVGKQNYLLEIGKSIDTINETTVPLQSIAFEILLGMVLLTILADQFYSTYILRPLNKIIRTKLIGHKFPLRTPYRKVRTTTSDFEHLDISIHKMIQTIESTFQKEREFISNASHELMTPISILQSKIENMFGSEDITDEVKERLLELQRILNRLKSITKTLLLISQIENEQFLKEDKVNVAELLNEVHDEISIRLQQRNIHCEIDVPADWELHKVNKFLLFNLVFNLVNNAIKYNKEGGSITIIGRVENKLRMIEIADTGIGISSEQLPHIFNRFKKFTRSLQQDSFGLGLPIVKSIADFHHITIEVSSEEGVGSKFKLVFPAEMN from the coding sequence TTGAAGCTCGGCACCAAACTGACACTTTTCAATACCATCTCGAAACTGGTAATAGTGGTATTGTTTGTGTTGCTTTTGCCTGCCCTGATACATAATATAAACCGTAATTATACCGACAACTGGTTACGCCGTCAGCAGGACAAGGTGCTGAAACAGGTGAAGCTATCGGGTATAGGTACCTACATTAAGGACGGCGAGGGCTATGGCAGCTATAATGCCCTGCTGAAGGAAGAATATGTGAGTATGGATGTGGATTCGGCCGACGAGGACATTGATACCATTGTGAACGAACGGCGTCTTGTAGAAGGCGATACCATCCAGTACCGTATCCTGAGCCATAATTTTAAAGTCGGCAAGCAAAATTACCTGCTGGAGATTGGAAAAAGTATAGATACGATAAACGAGACCACCGTACCGCTGCAGAGCATAGCCTTTGAGATATTGTTGGGTATGGTGCTTTTGACCATCCTGGCCGACCAGTTTTACTCGACCTACATCCTGCGGCCGCTGAATAAGATCATCCGGACGAAGCTGATAGGGCATAAATTCCCCCTGCGAACGCCTTACCGCAAAGTAAGAACCACCACATCTGATTTTGAGCACCTTGATATCAGCATTCATAAGATGATACAAACCATCGAGAGCACTTTTCAGAAGGAGCGGGAATTTATTTCGAATGCTTCGCACGAACTGATGACGCCGATATCTATCCTGCAATCGAAGATCGAGAATATGTTTGGCAGCGAGGATATTACCGACGAGGTAAAGGAGCGGCTGCTTGAACTGCAACGGATATTGAACCGGCTGAAAAGTATCACCAAAACCCTGCTACTAATATCGCAGATAGAGAACGAACAGTTTTTGAAGGAGGATAAGGTAAATGTGGCGGAGTTGCTGAACGAGGTACACGACGAAATATCCATCCGCCTGCAACAGCGTAACATCCATTGCGAGATCGATGTTCCGGCCGATTGGGAGTTGCATAAGGTCAATAAATTCCTGCTGTTCAACCTTGTATTTAACCTTGTTAATAATGCTATAAAATATAATAAAGAGGGCGGGTCGATAACGATAATTGGTAGGGTCGAAAATAAGCTACGGATGATCGAGATAGCCGATACCGGCATAGGCATCAGTAGCGAGCAATTGCCGCATATTTTTAACCGGTTTAAAAAGTTCACGCGGTCGTTACAACAGGATAGCTTTGGACTGGGGCTGCCCATTGTAAAGTCTATCGCCGATTTTCATCATATAACCATCGAAGTAAGTTCGGAGGAGGGCGTTGGCAGCAAATTTAAACTGGTATTCCCGGCTGAAATGAATTGA
- a CDS encoding response regulator transcription factor, with translation MNVLIVEDERALTTEMELFLQGNNYICDTCYNGKTASERIATNLYDFILIDLGLPDYEGLDLLKEAKKYNPEAACIILTARAEVDDRIKGLDLGADDYLPKPFSLLELQSRMQAITRRKFGLKNSVVMLGEFAIDLTNRNISHGTSQISSITKKEFDLVAYMLLHKNRTLTRSQLSEHIWGSIVNDDYDSNYIDAHIKNIRKKLNAYGPPDWLETVRGLGYRINVNG, from the coding sequence ATGAACGTTTTGATAGTTGAGGACGAAAGGGCGCTGACAACCGAGATGGAACTGTTCCTACAGGGCAACAACTACATTTGCGATACCTGTTACAATGGTAAAACTGCATCGGAAAGGATAGCCACAAATCTGTATGATTTTATTCTTATCGACCTTGGCCTGCCCGATTATGAGGGCCTTGACCTGTTGAAGGAAGCAAAGAAATATAACCCCGAAGCAGCCTGTATCATACTAACCGCACGCGCCGAGGTGGACGACCGCATCAAGGGGCTGGACCTGGGCGCGGATGATTACCTGCCTAAACCGTTTTCGCTGCTTGAACTGCAAAGCAGGATGCAGGCCATAACACGGCGTAAGTTCGGACTAAAAAATTCAGTTGTCATGCTTGGCGAATTTGCCATCGACCTGACCAACCGGAATATCTCGCACGGCACATCGCAGATAAGTAGTATTACCAAAAAGGAGTTTGACCTGGTAGCTTACATGCTACTGCATAAGAACCGCACACTTACCCGCTCTCAATTGAGTGAGCATATTTGGGGCAGCATTGTGAATGACGACTACGATTCAAATTACATTGACGCGCATATCAAAAATATCAGGAAGAAACTGAACGCTTATGGTCCGCCCGACTGGCTGGAAACCGTACGCGGATTGGGTTACAGGATAAACGTAAACGGTTAG
- a CDS encoding FAD:protein FMN transferase → MLAVKTYHHDLRIFRRALRLMGNVFEISVVANDAAWADNCIDNAVDEINRIEKMLSTLSDDSQVTEINRNAGIRPVKVTGELFRLIERALDISVLTQGTFDITYNADKAADLQKIELNSVKFTNYKKVVLNAEKTTVFLQQKGMRIGFSAISKGYAADRAKYILQMMGVSAGVVNAGGDLLTWGLQPNDEQWTIATADPKQVDQPYSDIRISNMAVATSGNFEKNAVLSHQDMPAVIDAKKGFPVSVLKSVSIVSPTAELSDAMATPIMALGVNAGLYLINKLQQLACVIIDDHNRVYTSKEISYLS, encoded by the coding sequence ATGTTAGCGGTAAAAACATATCATCATGACCTTCGTATTTTCAGGCGTGCTTTGCGGCTGATGGGTAATGTATTCGAGATCAGCGTTGTGGCAAACGACGCGGCGTGGGCTGATAATTGTATCGACAACGCTGTGGACGAGATAAACCGCATTGAAAAAATGCTGAGTACGCTTAGCGACGACAGCCAGGTTACCGAGATAAACCGCAATGCGGGCATAAGACCCGTAAAGGTGACCGGGGAATTGTTCAGGCTGATAGAACGTGCACTGGATATTTCGGTGCTTACACAGGGGACATTTGATATTACTTATAATGCCGACAAGGCGGCCGACCTGCAAAAGATCGAGCTTAATTCGGTTAAGTTCACCAATTACAAAAAGGTGGTGCTTAACGCCGAAAAAACAACCGTTTTTTTACAGCAAAAAGGCATGCGCATAGGCTTTAGCGCAATAAGCAAGGGATACGCCGCCGATCGCGCGAAATATATTTTGCAGATGATGGGCGTATCGGCCGGCGTGGTGAATGCTGGCGGTGACCTGCTTACCTGGGGCCTGCAGCCCAACGATGAGCAGTGGACCATCGCTACTGCCGATCCGAAACAGGTCGATCAACCATATTCAGATATCAGGATTAGCAATATGGCGGTAGCAACATCGGGAAACTTTGAGAAGAACGCCGTTTTAAGCCACCAGGATATGCCTGCCGTCATCGATGCTAAGAAGGGGTTTCCTGTTAGCGTGCTGAAAAGTGTAAGCATTGTTAGTCCTACTGCCGAACTTTCGGACGCTATGGCCACGCCGATAATGGCGCTTGGTGTTAATGCAGGATTATACCTCATCAACAAACTGCAGCAACTGGCCTGTGTCATTATTGACGATCATAACAGGGTATATACTTCAAAGGAGATCAGCTATTTAAGCTGA
- the prfA gene encoding peptide chain release factor 1, protein MLEKLEAINQRWKDVETELSSPDAMADMKRFAQLNKEYKDLAKVVEEYNIYRNIMSNIDANKEILATEKDEEFREMAKMELDELLEKRDEKEEEIRLMLIPKDPEDSKHAIVEIRGGTGGDEAALFAGDLYRMYMRYCEKRGWKTELVDYTEGTAGGYKEIVFNVLADDAYGTLKYESGVHRVQRVPDTETQGRVHTSAASVVVLPEVDEFDIELNPADIRKDLFCASGPGGQSVNTTYSAVRLTHIPTGIIAQCQDQKSQLKNYDKALQVLRSRIYEMELQKHLEEISKKRKTMVSTGDRSAKVRTYNFPQGRLTEHRIGLTIYNLPEVMNGGIQDILESLQFAENAEKLKEGTVA, encoded by the coding sequence ATGTTAGAGAAATTAGAAGCGATAAATCAGCGCTGGAAAGATGTTGAAACGGAATTGAGCAGCCCCGATGCCATGGCTGATATGAAGCGTTTTGCCCAGCTGAATAAGGAATATAAGGACCTGGCGAAGGTGGTGGAAGAGTACAATATCTACCGCAACATTATGAGCAATATTGATGCGAACAAGGAGATACTGGCGACAGAGAAAGATGAAGAATTCCGCGAAATGGCCAAGATGGAGCTTGACGAATTGCTTGAAAAGCGCGACGAGAAGGAAGAAGAAATACGCCTGATGCTGATCCCGAAAGATCCTGAAGACTCTAAACATGCCATTGTGGAGATACGCGGCGGAACTGGCGGCGACGAGGCTGCGTTGTTTGCCGGCGACCTGTACCGTATGTACATGCGGTACTGCGAAAAACGCGGATGGAAAACCGAACTGGTAGATTATACCGAAGGAACCGCAGGCGGTTACAAGGAAATTGTATTTAACGTGCTGGCAGATGACGCATACGGAACGTTGAAATACGAATCGGGAGTTCACCGCGTACAGCGTGTGCCCGATACCGAAACGCAAGGCAGGGTACATACATCGGCTGCAAGCGTGGTAGTATTGCCCGAGGTTGATGAATTTGATATTGAACTGAACCCCGCCGATATACGCAAAGATCTTTTCTGCGCATCGGGCCCGGGCGGACAGTCAGTAAATACCACTTATTCAGCCGTCCGCTTAACACATATACCAACCGGTATAATTGCGCAGTGCCAGGATCAGAAATCGCAATTAAAAAACTACGATAAGGCATTGCAGGTGCTCCGCTCCAGAATTTATGAGATGGAACTGCAGAAACACCTGGAAGAAATATCAAAAAAGCGTAAAACCATGGTTTCAACAGGCGACCGTTCGGCCAAAGTACGCACCTACAACTTCCCGCAGGGAAGGTTAACAGAACACCGTATAGGCCTGACCATTTATAACCTGCCTGAAGTGATGAACGGCGGCATACAGGATATACTGGAATCGCTGCAGTTTGCCGAAAATGCTGAAAAACTAAAGGAGGGTACCGTCGCTTAA
- a CDS encoding UDP-2,3-diacylglucosamine diphosphatase: MPNRDKLYFASDFHLGAPSYESSREREMMMVSWLDMIRVDASEVFLMGDVFDFWFEYRTVVPKGYLRFFGKLAEMADEGIKIYFFKGNHDMWMFNYFEKELDATIITNELTIERNGKKFFLHHGDGLGPGDYKYKFLKKIFRSKLCQWLFARVHPNLGVGVANYWSSHSRIANTKKEKGIPNPRRLEFLPVFCNQLIQKEYYDYLIFGHRHRTADMLLSNNKSRYINLGEWVLTRSYAVFDGSDVKLQYFKNPNVTAL, translated from the coding sequence ATGCCGAACCGGGATAAACTGTATTTTGCTTCCGATTTTCATTTGGGTGCGCCCAGTTACGAGTCGAGCCGCGAGCGTGAGATGATGATGGTAAGCTGGCTGGATATGATAAGGGTCGACGCTTCGGAGGTTTTTCTGATGGGCGATGTGTTTGATTTCTGGTTCGAATACCGGACAGTGGTGCCGAAAGGCTACCTGCGTTTTTTCGGGAAGCTGGCCGAAATGGCCGACGAGGGTATCAAGATTTACTTTTTCAAAGGCAACCATGATATGTGGATGTTCAATTATTTTGAAAAGGAACTGGATGCGACCATCATCACCAATGAACTGACGATTGAACGGAACGGTAAGAAATTTTTCCTGCACCACGGCGACGGGCTCGGGCCGGGCGATTATAAATATAAGTTCCTGAAAAAAATTTTCCGCAGCAAGCTGTGCCAATGGCTTTTTGCCCGCGTGCATCCCAACCTTGGTGTGGGGGTGGCCAATTACTGGTCGAGCCATAGCCGCATAGCCAATACCAAAAAGGAAAAAGGTATACCGAACCCCAGGCGGCTTGAATTTCTGCCGGTATTCTGCAACCAACTGATCCAAAAGGAATACTATGATTACCTTATCTTCGGGCACCGGCACCGTACAGCCGACATGCTGCTAAGTAACAATAAAAGCCGCTATATTAACCTGGGGGAATGGGTGCTAACGCGCTCGTATGCCGTGTTCGACGGGAGCGACGTAAAGCTCCAATATTTCAAAAACCCTAATGTGACAGCATTGTAA
- a CDS encoding DUF1835 domain-containing protein yields the protein MQTTLHVLNGSSTAHVFRETGIPGDILVWREIFSQGPLSNNVSSADFWETRKKWIARTFKELPEEYQKTVVEPLEMLKEPYETINLWFEFDLHCQANLLGMMALLAQNTNLSPPAVFLICPGEFPGKPDFKGMGELQADELEYLYENIIVQLGEIDFVIAGEAWKLYVATDTDALEKWLNETEFWGNMHLLKPAMQAHLKRLRTNEAGLNYIEQKLLDIYSKGAQTRHTIYQRFWKDEKIYGLGDTEIDLYLQPLIDRQLIRL from the coding sequence ATGCAAACCACTCTTCATGTCCTCAACGGCAGTTCAACCGCCCATGTCTTCCGCGAAACCGGTATACCGGGCGATATCCTGGTTTGGCGCGAAATATTTTCGCAGGGGCCATTGTCAAATAATGTTTCATCGGCCGATTTTTGGGAAACCCGTAAAAAATGGATAGCCCGCACCTTTAAAGAATTGCCGGAGGAATATCAAAAAACTGTCGTCGAGCCTCTTGAAATGCTGAAAGAACCTTACGAAACCATCAATCTTTGGTTCGAGTTCGATTTGCATTGCCAGGCTAACCTGCTTGGAATGATGGCTCTACTTGCGCAAAACACTAACCTGTCGCCACCGGCTGTATTCCTGATCTGCCCGGGCGAATTTCCCGGCAAACCTGATTTTAAAGGCATGGGCGAATTACAGGCAGACGAACTGGAATACCTCTACGAAAATATTATTGTACAGCTTGGCGAGATCGATTTTGTAATAGCCGGTGAAGCCTGGAAGCTTTATGTGGCGACCGATACCGATGCTCTTGAAAAGTGGCTCAACGAAACCGAATTTTGGGGTAATATGCACCTCTTAAAGCCGGCCATGCAGGCCCACCTAAAACGCTTGCGTACCAATGAAGCCGGTTTAAACTATATCGAACAAAAACTACTGGATATCTACAGCAAGGGCGCTCAAACCCGGCACACCATTTATCAGCGCTTCTGGAAAGACGAAAAGATATACGGCCTCGGCGATACGGAGATCGACCTGTACCTGCAACCCCTGATAGACAGGCAACTGATCAGGCTATAA
- a CDS encoding glycoside hydrolase family 10 protein, producing the protein MVVTKTQAQPYASKKPAEGDNAERPVVKPAASAEPKREFRGVWIATVVNIDWPSDPHLPVEKQKQQLLDILDADQRMGINAVMFQVRPAADAFYAKSSEPWSRWLTGKQGQAPDPAFDPLQFAITEAHKRGMELHAWFNPYRATFDGNFKSLCTCHITNQEPSWFFTYGGIKLFNPGIPQVRDYIVKVILNVVDNYDIDGVHMDDYFYPYKIDGQTIKDAETFKAYGGEFTDIKDWRRNNVDLLIQALGDSIHAHKWYMKFGIAPFGIWKNARQDPDGSETTGGDSYYELYADTRKWLQEGWIDYVVPQLYWNFGYRLAPFENLVDWWSDNTYGRHLYIGQAPYRAFEPKSRAFHNPLELPNQVRYLRDNNRVEGSVFFSNNSLIKNPLGFTDSLHTDFYKYPALPPPMLWLDSVPPNPPKNLVAQPNALGVNLQWQTPEMAADSEDVYGYVIYRFSDTDTVNLTNPKNILHIQYSANTQYEDQTAEKNKTYLYVITAIDRMKNESYPTPTVAVVPYTTTGK; encoded by the coding sequence TTGGTAGTTACCAAAACACAGGCCCAGCCCTACGCTTCAAAGAAACCGGCAGAAGGTGATAACGCTGAAAGACCCGTCGTTAAGCCTGCTGCAAGCGCAGAACCCAAGCGCGAATTCCGGGGAGTGTGGATAGCCACGGTAGTTAATATTGATTGGCCCAGCGACCCGCATTTGCCGGTGGAAAAACAAAAGCAGCAATTACTGGATATTTTGGATGCCGATCAGCGGATGGGTATTAATGCTGTGATGTTCCAGGTGAGGCCGGCTGCCGATGCATTTTACGCAAAAAGCAGCGAACCATGGTCGCGATGGCTGACGGGCAAGCAGGGCCAGGCGCCCGATCCGGCTTTCGATCCGCTTCAGTTTGCTATTACCGAGGCGCATAAACGCGGCATGGAATTGCACGCATGGTTCAATCCCTACAGGGCTACTTTCGACGGGAACTTTAAAAGCCTGTGCACCTGCCATATTACCAACCAGGAACCCAGCTGGTTTTTTACTTACGGCGGCATCAAACTGTTTAACCCGGGCATACCACAGGTGCGCGATTATATTGTAAAAGTGATACTGAATGTGGTGGACAATTACGATATCGACGGGGTACACATGGATGATTATTTCTATCCATATAAAATCGACGGGCAAACGATCAAAGACGCTGAAACATTTAAAGCTTATGGCGGCGAGTTTACGGACATAAAAGATTGGCGCCGCAACAATGTCGACCTGCTGATACAGGCATTAGGCGATAGTATCCATGCGCATAAATGGTACATGAAGTTTGGCATTGCCCCGTTTGGTATCTGGAAAAATGCCCGGCAGGACCCGGACGGTTCTGAAACCACTGGCGGCGATTCGTATTATGAATTGTATGCCGATACGCGCAAATGGCTGCAGGAAGGCTGGATAGACTATGTTGTGCCGCAGCTGTACTGGAATTTCGGCTACCGGCTGGCTCCGTTTGAGAACCTGGTGGATTGGTGGAGCGATAATACCTATGGCAGGCACCTTTACATAGGGCAGGCGCCATACAGGGCCTTTGAGCCTAAATCGAGAGCGTTCCATAATCCGCTCGAACTGCCCAACCAGGTGCGTTACCTGCGCGACAATAACCGGGTGGAGGGCAGCGTGTTTTTCAGCAATAATTCGCTTATTAAAAACCCCCTTGGATTTACCGACTCATTACATACCGATTTTTATAAATACCCCGCCCTGCCGCCGCCGATGCTCTGGCTGGATTCGGTGCCTCCAAACCCGCCTAAGAACCTGGTGGCGCAACCCAATGCCCTTGGTGTAAACCTGCAATGGCAAACCCCCGAAATGGCGGCCGACAGCGAAGATGTATATGGCTATGTCATTTACCGGTTTAGCGATACGGATACGGTAAATCTTACTAACCCCAAAAATATTCTGCATATCCAGTACAGCGCCAATACGCAATATGAGGACCAGACAGCGGAAAAGAACAAAACGTACCTTTACGTAATAACGGCTATCGACCGCATGAAAAATGAAAGCTACCCTACGCCGACCGTAGCCGTTGTTCCTTATACCACTACGGGTAAATAG